Genomic segment of uncultured Tolumonas sp.:
TGTACCCGCGTAATCCCGTTCATGCGTTACAACCCTTTTAATTAAATATCCAATACACGATAGAAAATAGAATCAATGCAATCGCTGAGGCAATAAACATCAAGCGAATGGTGAGTTTAATATCCTGCCGATTAATTTCTCGCAGCGGATCACCAATCCACGGTTTTTCAACCAATTCACCGAAATAGCTGTTTGGCCCACCTAAATGCACGCCTAACGCACCTGCAACCGTGGCTTCTGGCCAACCACAATTCGGGCTTTTATGCTGATAGCGGTCGCGCCAACCAATCTTGAATGCCTGACGAGCATCGAGTTTTAAACACCAGGCTGCCATAGTTAGCAACAACCAACTGATCCGTGCAGGAATTAAATTCGCCAGATCATCGATGCGGGCGGAAACACCCCCAATTGCTTTATATTTCTCATTTTTGTAGCCGACCATCGAGTCCAGAGTGTTGATCGCTTTGTAGGCCATCGCCAGCGGCACACCACCGAGAAAAAGATAAAACAGCGGTGCAATAACACCATCAACCGTGTTTTCAGCCACAGTTTCAACTACACCACGGGTGATCTGAATTTCATTAAGCTGTGAAGTGTCGCGCCCGACAATATATGACAGCTGCCGGCGACTATTCTCCAGCGAGCCGGAATCCAGTGCGCGATAAACATCCATTGCCGCATCACTCAGACAACGTCCCGCCAGAATGGTATAAGCCAGCCAAAGTTCAACCAATCGTCCCAGCCAGATATTGACTGCGCTCAGACCAGAAATAACCACCCATGTGATCAGCCAAGTAACCCCAACAATCACTATCCATAACACAGCACCACCGATATATAACGCAGGCTCTGAATGACAAATCGCTC
This window contains:
- the cbiB gene encoding adenosylcobinamide-phosphate synthase CbiB; translated protein: MTLVIYSTAFLLDLILGDPHHWPHPIRWIGNSISWVQKQLRAICHSEPALYIGGAVLWIVIVGVTWLITWVVISGLSAVNIWLGRLVELWLAYTILAGRCLSDAAMDVYRALDSGSLENSRRQLSYIVGRDTSQLNEIQITRGVVETVAENTVDGVIAPLFYLFLGGVPLAMAYKAINTLDSMVGYKNEKYKAIGGVSARIDDLANLIPARISWLLLTMAAWCLKLDARQAFKIGWRDRYQHKSPNCGWPEATVAGALGVHLGGPNSYFGELVEKPWIGDPLREINRQDIKLTIRLMFIASAIALILFSIVYWIFN